One genomic window of uncultured delta proteobacterium includes the following:
- a CDS encoding putative DNA methylase-type I restriction-modification system (Evidence 3 : Function proposed based on presence of conserved amino acid motif, structural feature or limited homology) yields MQYSVVARSSITGSVFGDRIDAEFYLPQYLERDALLEKTAHAKLRALVSKIDVGHVGPMTAEYAPSGVWLIQTQNVREFFLDETKKIAVNEDFHRRRLKSHVIHNDILIARSGSFGSAAVYLGDTAVNCSDIIIIRAIETMVDPLYLVAFLNSAFGREQLCRFASGGLQGHVNLTILENLKIALFPLLQNLVARAVAAGYRDLQKAASLYEAAQADLMAELGVSGWNPEHRLSFIARHAEARRAGRLDAEYFQPKYSRLIGAITRYPGGCATLGSLFSIHKCVEVGSAAYREEGVPFVRVSNLSPFGITEEKYITPELYEKLRHHQPRQGEILLSKDATPGIACYLCEPPRTMLPAGGILRLAAKKDVPRNALRGEVAALVMNSPIVREQIQRDVGGSVIPHWRPDQVAATLLPVLADAAQNALQKKLMESSALRERAKTLLESAKRAIETAVTRGEADAAGFLAAELRRLSVSDTTRE; encoded by the coding sequence GTGCAATACTCGGTGGTGGCCAGGAGCAGCATCACGGGCTCGGTCTTCGGCGACCGCATCGACGCGGAATTTTACCTGCCGCAATACCTGGAGCGGGACGCCCTGCTCGAAAAAACAGCGCACGCGAAACTGCGCGCGCTTGTCTCCAAAATCGACGTGGGCCACGTGGGGCCCATGACCGCCGAATACGCGCCTTCGGGCGTGTGGCTGATCCAAACGCAGAACGTGCGGGAATTCTTCCTGGACGAGACGAAAAAAATAGCCGTCAACGAGGACTTCCACCGGAGGCGGCTGAAATCGCACGTCATTCACAACGATATTCTGATCGCGCGGAGCGGCTCGTTCGGTTCCGCCGCCGTGTACCTCGGCGATACGGCCGTCAACTGCTCCGACATTATCATCATCCGGGCCATTGAAACGATGGTGGACCCGCTCTATTTGGTCGCGTTCCTGAACAGCGCCTTCGGGCGGGAGCAGTTGTGCCGGTTTGCGAGCGGCGGCCTGCAGGGCCACGTCAACCTGACGATATTGGAAAACCTGAAAATAGCCCTGTTCCCCCTTCTGCAAAACCTTGTGGCGCGGGCCGTGGCGGCCGGGTACCGCGACCTGCAAAAAGCGGCATCGCTGTATGAGGCCGCCCAGGCCGACCTTATGGCGGAACTGGGCGTATCCGGCTGGAACCCGGAACACCGGCTGTCCTTTATCGCGCGCCATGCCGAGGCCCGGCGGGCGGGACGCCTGGACGCCGAATACTTTCAGCCCAAATACAGCCGCCTGATCGGGGCGATCACCCGGTACCCCGGCGGGTGCGCCACGCTCGGCAGCCTTTTTTCCATCCACAAATGCGTGGAAGTCGGCAGCGCGGCATACCGGGAAGAAGGCGTCCCTTTTGTCCGCGTCAGCAACCTGAGCCCGTTCGGCATAACCGAGGAAAAATATATCACGCCGGAATTGTACGAAAAACTGCGCCACCACCAGCCCAGACAAGGGGAAATACTTCTGAGCAAGGACGCGACACCGGGCATCGCCTGTTACCTTTGCGAGCCGCCCCGGACCATGCTGCCTGCCGGCGGCATCCTCCGCCTTGCCGCGAAAAAGGACGTTCCGCGCAATGCTTTGCGCGGGGAAGTCGCGGCGCTCGTCATGAACTCCCCTATCGTGCGGGAGCAGATACAGCGGGATGTCGGGGGGTCGGTCATTCCCCATTGGCGGCCGGACCAGGTTGCGGCAACGCTTCTTCCCGTTCTTGCCGATGCCGCGCAAAACGCCCTCCAAAAAAAGCTCATGGAATCCTCCGCCCTGCGCGAACGGGCCAAAACCCTCCTGGAGAGCGCGAAACGGGCCATCGAAACGGCTGTCACGCGCGGCGAGGCCGACGCCGCGGGCTTCCTCGCGGCGGAACTGCGCCGCCTGTCCGTTTCCGATACAACGCGGGAATAA
- a CDS encoding Tripartite ATP-independent periplasmic transporter solute receptor, DctP family codes for MKGFTRFASLAMTVTLAALLFATAAIAAPKVIKLGHTVNEQDSFQVAALKFAEIVKERTNGAYAIEIYPNAALGDERTMLEGMQMGTMDMGLITSGPFVNFVPEFGVLDLPFIFKNNAHAYAVLDGELGQAILAKLDTVGIKGLAYAERGFRNLTNSVRPVKTAADIKGLKIRVMENEVYTNTFKALGVNAVPMAWTETLTALQQGTIEGQENPVNVIHAFKLWESQKYVTMTRHAYAAAIFTMSGRVFSKLPADVQKIVKDAAQEAAVYERAWVADNEAQQMANLKKNGMEIVEDPDLDSFKAGVQSVYAKYPAFAEALKQIQAATPK; via the coding sequence ATGAAAGGCTTTACTCGCTTCGCTTCCCTCGCCATGACGGTGACGCTCGCGGCCCTGCTCTTCGCCACCGCCGCCATTGCGGCTCCCAAAGTGATCAAACTCGGCCACACGGTCAACGAACAGGACAGCTTCCAGGTAGCGGCCCTGAAATTCGCGGAGATCGTCAAGGAACGCACCAACGGCGCGTATGCCATTGAGATTTACCCCAACGCCGCCCTTGGCGACGAGCGCACCATGCTGGAAGGCATGCAGATGGGCACCATGGACATGGGCCTTATCACCAGCGGTCCTTTCGTGAACTTTGTGCCGGAATTCGGCGTGCTCGACCTGCCCTTCATCTTCAAAAACAACGCCCACGCCTACGCGGTTCTGGACGGCGAACTCGGCCAGGCCATCCTCGCCAAGCTCGACACCGTCGGCATCAAGGGCCTCGCCTACGCCGAACGCGGCTTCCGCAACCTGACCAACAGCGTGCGCCCGGTGAAAACCGCCGCCGACATCAAGGGCCTCAAGATCCGCGTCATGGAAAACGAAGTGTACACCAATACCTTCAAGGCGCTCGGGGTGAACGCCGTGCCCATGGCCTGGACGGAAACCCTGACCGCGTTGCAGCAGGGCACCATTGAAGGCCAGGAAAACCCCGTGAACGTCATCCACGCCTTCAAGCTGTGGGAATCGCAGAAGTATGTGACCATGACCCGCCACGCCTACGCCGCGGCCATCTTCACCATGAGCGGACGCGTATTCAGCAAGCTCCCCGCCGACGTGCAGAAAATCGTGAAGGACGCCGCTCAGGAAGCCGCCGTGTACGAACGCGCCTGGGTTGCGGACAACGAAGCCCAGCAGATGGCGAACCTCAAGAAAAACGGCATGGAAATCGTGGAAGACCCGGACCTCGACAGCTTCAAGGCCGGCGTGCAAAGCGTTTACGCCAAGTACCCCGCGTTTGCCGAGGCGCTTAAGCAGATCCAGGCCGCAACACCGAAATAA
- a CDS encoding N-6 DNA methylase, whose amino-acid sequence MQHDLLNTILKGSGYALRLFSHEEKEALRGRIFFKTVRGKDFPFVTCVIRNRDVALKPVEVIRQLYAVRLMEHYGYAKSRIAFEYPVAFGREKKQADIVIRDANDPAAPYCIIELKTPHPKDGKNRLKSYCAATGAPIGVWTDGGRISHYHRKDPAWFGPVTDIPKAGQTLADIVNERFTLRDLFLKDAIAGERKTLKGIILEMEDEVLANAGVDVFEEVFKLIFTKLYDEFCSEKDRETIARFLDRSPDAFPGGKERGDFETMQKRLEALDDTNFRALEFRAKGQTDSGLKKDIQALFDAAKQEWKGVFADGDAFALSDSHLAVCVASLQDVKLFSANLLVIDEAFEYLVNKSAKGEKGQYFTPRHVIDMCVKMLDPKRGESMIDTASGSCGFPVHTVFALAGDLFAVSPDVSPDVSPDVSPDVSPDVSPDVSPDVSPSVSKNEQDAGRIFGIDFDEKTVRIARTMNLIAGHGETNVLFLNTLDYGRWPDKTEKDPRWIRTYGTAFERLAKLRKTPGSDKEFSFDLLMANPPFAGDIKESRLLHSYELGFKAGGKKAQTVVSRDILFIERNIDFLKPGGRMAIVLPQGRCNNTTDAYIRDYIADKARILAVVGLHANTFRPHTGIKTSVLFLQKWDAKLCPRRDDYPIFFAVSENSGKNASGDYVYVKNGAGQYALDKNGCPVVDHDLHNHGGLLPDGIAEAFIAWAKREKLSFWPGEKPSSRTGEDPSSQAKG is encoded by the coding sequence ATGCAGCACGATCTCCTCAATACCATTCTCAAGGGCAGCGGATACGCGCTGCGGCTTTTCTCCCATGAAGAAAAAGAAGCCCTGCGCGGCAGGATATTTTTCAAAACCGTCAGGGGAAAGGATTTCCCGTTCGTCACCTGCGTCATCCGTAACAGGGACGTTGCGCTCAAACCCGTGGAGGTCATCCGCCAGCTTTACGCCGTGAGGCTCATGGAGCACTACGGGTACGCCAAAAGCCGGATCGCGTTCGAGTACCCCGTCGCCTTTGGCCGGGAGAAGAAACAGGCCGACATCGTCATCCGCGACGCCAACGACCCGGCTGCCCCCTATTGCATCATCGAGCTGAAAACGCCGCATCCCAAGGACGGGAAGAACCGGCTCAAATCATACTGCGCCGCGACCGGCGCGCCGATCGGCGTCTGGACGGACGGCGGGCGTATATCCCACTACCACCGCAAGGACCCCGCCTGGTTCGGCCCCGTCACGGACATCCCCAAGGCCGGGCAGACGCTTGCGGATATTGTCAACGAGCGCTTCACCTTGCGCGATCTGTTCCTCAAGGACGCCATAGCCGGGGAGCGGAAAACGCTGAAGGGCATCATCCTGGAAATGGAAGATGAGGTGCTCGCCAATGCGGGCGTTGACGTTTTTGAGGAAGTGTTCAAGCTTATCTTCACAAAACTGTACGACGAGTTTTGCAGCGAAAAAGACAGGGAAACCATAGCGCGGTTCCTGGACCGGTCCCCAGACGCCTTCCCTGGCGGTAAAGAGCGGGGGGATTTTGAAACGATGCAAAAGCGCCTGGAGGCGCTCGACGACACAAACTTCCGCGCCCTGGAGTTCCGCGCCAAAGGGCAGACGGATTCCGGGCTGAAAAAGGATATCCAGGCCCTGTTCGACGCAGCCAAACAGGAGTGGAAGGGCGTTTTCGCGGACGGGGATGCCTTCGCGCTGTCGGACAGCCACCTCGCGGTCTGCGTCGCGAGTTTGCAGGATGTGAAACTGTTCAGCGCGAACCTGCTCGTCATTGACGAGGCCTTTGAGTACCTGGTCAACAAATCCGCCAAGGGCGAAAAAGGCCAGTATTTCACCCCGCGCCACGTCATCGACATGTGCGTCAAGATGCTGGACCCCAAACGCGGGGAATCCATGATCGATACGGCCTCCGGCAGTTGCGGCTTCCCGGTCCACACCGTCTTCGCGCTCGCCGGGGACCTGTTTGCCGTTTCGCCCGACGTTTCACCCGACGTTTCACCCGACGTTTCACCCGACGTTTCACCCGACGTTTCACCCGACGTTTCACCCGACGTTTCACCCTCCGTTTCAAAAAACGAGCAAGACGCCGGCCGGATATTCGGCATCGACTTTGACGAAAAAACCGTCCGCATCGCGCGGACCATGAACCTGATCGCCGGGCACGGCGAAACCAACGTCCTTTTCCTGAACACCCTTGATTACGGCCGCTGGCCCGACAAGACGGAAAAAGATCCCCGCTGGATACGGACCTACGGAACGGCATTCGAGCGGCTGGCAAAACTGCGCAAAACCCCGGGCAGCGACAAGGAGTTTTCCTTTGACCTGCTCATGGCCAACCCGCCCTTTGCCGGGGATATCAAGGAAAGCCGCCTGCTCCATTCCTACGAACTCGGCTTCAAGGCGGGCGGCAAAAAGGCGCAGACGGTCGTAAGCCGCGACATCCTGTTCATCGAGCGCAACATCGACTTCCTCAAACCCGGCGGGCGCATGGCCATTGTTCTGCCCCAGGGACGCTGCAACAACACCACGGATGCATACATACGGGACTATATCGCGGACAAGGCGCGGATTCTGGCCGTCGTGGGGCTGCACGCCAATACGTTCAGGCCGCATACCGGGATCAAGACCAGCGTGCTGTTCTTGCAAAAATGGGATGCAAAACTCTGCCCCAGGCGGGACGACTACCCCATCTTTTTCGCGGTCTCTGAAAACAGCGGGAAAAACGCTTCCGGCGATTACGTCTATGTCAAAAACGGCGCGGGGCAATACGCGCTGGACAAAAACGGCTGCCCCGTCGTGGACCACGATCTGCATAACCACGGCGGCCTGCTGCCGGACGGCATCGCGGAGGCGTTCATCGCCTGGGCCAAACGCGAAAAGCTGTCTTTCTGGCCAGGCGAGAAGCCGTCCTCCCGGACTGGCGAAGACCCGTCTTCACAGGCGAAGGGGTAA
- the leuB gene encoding 3-isopropylmalate/3-methylmalate dehydrogenase: protein MKTFTIALMPGDGIGAEIVPPCFDLLRDAAAITGGFTLERDDIEAGAAYYQKTGDGFPEAHFERAKSADAILLGAMGLPDVRYPDGREIAPQLDLRERLDLYAGVRPVKVYPGIPPVLAAARYPEIDFVLVRESTEGLFTFRTQGTIENGVAREVLQMTRKGCERVFDFSFKLARRRKARGGKNTVTCVDKANVFRSFKFYRDIFTEKSKEYADVAVDYCYVDAMAMNMVKRPWDYDVMVMENQFGDILSDLGAALMGGLGMAPSADIGDTHAVFQPCHGSAPDLMGRDRANPLATFLSGALMLDWLADEHACPEAARAAELVEKAIAATLASGAVMPYEFGGTTGTKAMTEAVRKTLKTMKA, encoded by the coding sequence ATGAAAACATTCACCATCGCGCTTATGCCGGGCGACGGCATCGGGGCGGAGATCGTTCCTCCGTGTTTTGACCTCTTGCGGGACGCTGCCGCCATCACGGGCGGGTTCACCCTTGAAAGAGACGATATCGAGGCGGGCGCCGCCTATTACCAGAAAACCGGCGACGGCTTCCCGGAAGCGCATTTTGAGCGCGCCAAAAGCGCGGACGCCATTTTACTGGGCGCCATGGGCCTGCCGGACGTCCGTTACCCGGACGGAAGAGAAATCGCCCCGCAGCTGGACCTGCGCGAGCGGCTCGATCTTTACGCCGGGGTACGGCCGGTCAAGGTGTACCCCGGCATCCCGCCGGTGCTGGCTGCCGCCAGGTACCCGGAAATCGACTTCGTGCTGGTCCGCGAGTCCACGGAGGGGCTCTTCACCTTCCGGACCCAGGGCACCATCGAGAACGGCGTGGCCCGGGAAGTCCTGCAAATGACCCGCAAGGGTTGCGAGCGCGTTTTCGATTTCAGCTTCAAGCTGGCCCGGCGGCGCAAGGCGCGGGGCGGCAAGAACACGGTCACCTGCGTGGACAAGGCCAACGTGTTCCGCTCCTTCAAATTCTACCGCGATATTTTCACGGAAAAGAGCAAGGAGTACGCCGACGTTGCCGTGGATTACTGCTACGTGGACGCGATGGCCATGAACATGGTCAAGCGCCCGTGGGATTACGACGTCATGGTCATGGAAAACCAGTTCGGGGACATCCTTTCCGACCTCGGCGCCGCGCTGATGGGGGGCCTCGGCATGGCGCCCTCCGCCGACATCGGCGATACGCATGCCGTGTTCCAGCCCTGCCACGGCAGCGCGCCGGACCTTATGGGCCGGGACAGGGCCAACCCGCTGGCGACCTTCCTTTCCGGCGCGCTTATGCTCGACTGGCTCGCGGACGAGCATGCCTGCCCCGAAGCCGCCAGGGCGGCGGAGTTGGTGGAAAAAGCCATCGCCGCGACATTGGCCTCCGGCGCGGTCATGCCGTATGAGTTCGGCGGCACAACCGGCACCAAAGCCATGACCGAAGCCGTCCGCAAGACGTTGAAAACGATGAAGGCGTAA
- a CDS encoding TRAP transporter, DctM subunit produces the protein MTVILFAAFLGLLALGVPIAFSVAIAATVVLIVGDVPLILIVQRMFAATDSFPLVAVPFFILAGDLLARGTISKKLVEFAESLMGQMRGALSAVSVVAGMFFAAISGSGAATTAAVGATLIPELKKRNYHPESAAALIASAGCIGVVIPPSVPMVLYAVIADQSVTRLFQNGFIPGFMMGGVLIAIALRQAYKRNYPKGAPFSFKNVVKSFAPAIWGILMPLIILGGIFSGQFTPSEAAAVAVIYAVWVSFLIYRDLSFKELGTIILGSARTSAVIMIIIACSGIFGWVLANWKIPETVAQMVLSFSSDRYVILFLMSVIILIAGIFMETSSAVILLTPVFLPLVRLIGIDLVHFGILFTVGIAIGMVTPPVAINLFVASSITGMPIERIAKAVVPYLLGLILMFLIYVYIPVFFPWIIF, from the coding sequence ATGACCGTTATCCTGTTCGCGGCCTTTCTGGGGCTTCTCGCCCTCGGCGTTCCCATCGCATTTTCCGTGGCCATCGCGGCGACCGTCGTTTTGATCGTCGGCGACGTGCCCCTTATCCTGATCGTGCAGCGCATGTTCGCGGCAACGGATTCGTTCCCGCTGGTCGCGGTGCCCTTTTTCATCCTGGCGGGCGACCTCCTGGCGCGGGGCACCATTTCCAAAAAACTCGTGGAGTTCGCCGAGTCCCTGATGGGCCAGATGCGGGGCGCTCTTTCCGCGGTTTCCGTGGTAGCCGGGATGTTTTTCGCGGCCATATCCGGATCCGGCGCGGCAACGACGGCCGCGGTCGGCGCGACGCTGATACCGGAGCTGAAAAAAAGGAACTATCACCCGGAGTCCGCCGCCGCGCTTATCGCATCGGCCGGGTGTATCGGGGTCGTCATACCGCCGTCCGTGCCCATGGTGCTGTATGCGGTCATCGCGGACCAGAGCGTGACGCGTTTGTTCCAGAACGGGTTTATTCCCGGCTTCATGATGGGCGGCGTCCTTATCGCCATTGCGCTGCGGCAGGCCTACAAGCGAAATTACCCCAAAGGCGCGCCGTTCTCTTTCAAGAACGTGGTGAAAAGCTTCGCGCCGGCCATCTGGGGCATTTTGATGCCCCTCATCATCCTGGGCGGTATTTTTTCCGGCCAGTTTACGCCGTCCGAAGCGGCGGCGGTGGCCGTCATCTACGCTGTCTGGGTTTCCTTTTTGATTTACCGGGACCTTTCGTTCAAGGAACTCGGCACAATCATTTTGGGAAGCGCCAGAACATCCGCCGTCATCATGATCATCATCGCCTGCAGCGGGATCTTCGGCTGGGTGCTCGCCAACTGGAAAATTCCGGAAACCGTCGCCCAGATGGTCCTCAGCTTCTCCAGCGACCGCTATGTCATCCTGTTCCTGATGTCCGTCATCATCCTCATCGCCGGCATTTTCATGGAAACCTCGTCGGCGGTTATTCTGCTCACGCCGGTCTTTCTCCCTCTCGTCAGGCTGATCGGCATCGACCTTGTCCATTTCGGCATCTTGTTCACGGTGGGGATCGCCATCGGCATGGTAACGCCGCCGGTCGCCATCAACCTGTTCGTGGCGTCGAGTATCACGGGAATGCCGATAGAGCGCATCGCAAAAGCGGTCGTTCCCTATCTCCTGGGCCTGATCCTGATGTTCCTGATCTACGTCTATATCCCCGTATTCTTTCCCTGGATAATTTTCTAA
- a CDS encoding putative Tripartite ATP-independent periplasmic transporter DctQ component (Evidence 3 : Function proposed based on presence of conserved amino acid motif, structural feature or limited homology), which yields MAVVKAFHKLSELLDYACGAACVFCLAAMVVMTGLQIACRIWFTALAWSEELTRYLMVWATFLGASCVYRRSGHINVTIVRALFPESCQKTMHVCCHLLCAAFCIAAVIYGIDYMGMQSRQLSAALRIPMSWVYLAIPVGCGILALHVVDLLLKMLPEGGGNEGGAA from the coding sequence ATGGCCGTCGTGAAAGCGTTCCACAAACTGAGCGAGCTTCTGGATTACGCTTGTGGAGCGGCGTGCGTCTTTTGTCTGGCCGCCATGGTCGTGATGACCGGCTTACAGATCGCATGCCGTATTTGGTTTACCGCGCTCGCCTGGAGTGAGGAATTGACCCGCTATCTTATGGTCTGGGCCACGTTTCTCGGCGCGAGCTGCGTGTATCGCCGGTCCGGGCATATCAATGTGACGATCGTCCGGGCTCTTTTCCCGGAATCCTGCCAAAAAACGATGCACGTGTGCTGCCACCTGCTGTGCGCCGCGTTTTGCATTGCCGCCGTCATATACGGCATCGATTACATGGGCATGCAGTCCCGTCAGCTTTCCGCGGCGCTGCGCATACCCATGAGCTGGGTCTATCTCGCCATACCCGTCGGGTGCGGCATACTGGCCTTGCACGTGGTGGATCTTCTTTTAAAAATGCTTCCCGAAGGCGGCGGCAATGAAGGGGGCGCGGCATGA
- the yhgF gene encoding transcriptional accessory protein (Evidence 2b : Function of strongly homologous gene; PubMedId : 8755871; Product type f : factor) has product MQVFATIAKELGIAPGQVRAVSGLLDEGATIPFIARYRKEAHGSLDEVAVSAVRDRLEQLRELDSRRQAILKSLEERELLTDALRGAVEGAGSLTVLEDIYLPYRPKRRTRATMAREKGLEPLAQSLMEQQPGFVPEDAAKPFVDAEKGVANTEEALAGARDIIAETVSEDAAARSAMREFFSRKAVIASAVAKGKEEEGAKFRDYFEWTEPASKAAGHRLLAMLRGEAEGFLTLRLLPEAEPALDLLRGLFVKNGSPAGQQVREAVEDGYKRLLAPSLETELRGALRAAAENEAIAVFARNLRQLLLASPLGQKRVLAIDPGFRTGCKVVCLDAQGTLLHHDLIHVMSPEQQKSAGDKIRKLAEAYKAEAIAVGNGTAGRETESLVRSLHLPIPVISVSESGASVYSASEVARREFPDLDLTVRGAVSIGRRLMDPLAELVKIDPKAIGVGQYQHDVDQTALKKSLTDVVESCVNAVGVELNTASAELLTHVSGLGPALAKAVVAYREANGPFAKRKDLQKVPRLGPKAFEQAAGFLRIRGGANPLDGSAVHPESYGIVESMAKDLGCKVADLLADPARRRQIPLDKYVSGTVGLPTLKDILAELEKPGRDPREAFEAFAFAEGVASLGDLEVGMRLPGIVTNVTNFGAFVDIGVHQDGLVHVSQMADHFVSDPHTVLKVQQKVTVTVLEVDAARKRIALSLKTNPEAGQARGAERGGQDGRGKQPQRRSGIEPGARPDAKRDARRSDRQSDGEAGYKPFQDMLSRFKK; this is encoded by the coding sequence GTGCAGGTTTTTGCAACGATCGCCAAGGAACTCGGCATTGCGCCCGGCCAGGTCAGGGCCGTGTCCGGCCTTCTGGACGAAGGCGCGACCATTCCCTTTATCGCCCGCTACCGCAAGGAAGCGCACGGCTCCCTGGACGAGGTCGCGGTCAGCGCCGTGCGGGACAGGCTCGAGCAATTGCGCGAGCTGGATTCGCGGCGGCAGGCCATTCTGAAATCCCTGGAAGAGCGGGAACTGCTTACCGACGCGTTGCGCGGGGCGGTCGAGGGCGCGGGCAGCCTGACGGTCCTGGAAGACATATACCTGCCGTACCGGCCCAAGCGCAGAACCCGCGCGACCATGGCCCGTGAAAAGGGCCTGGAGCCGCTGGCCCAATCGCTCATGGAACAGCAGCCGGGCTTCGTGCCCGAAGACGCTGCCAAACCGTTCGTGGATGCGGAAAAGGGCGTGGCGAACACGGAAGAAGCCCTGGCCGGGGCGCGGGATATCATCGCCGAGACGGTCAGCGAAGACGCGGCAGCCCGGTCCGCCATGCGCGAATTTTTCAGCCGCAAGGCCGTTATCGCGTCCGCCGTGGCCAAGGGCAAGGAAGAGGAGGGCGCGAAGTTCCGCGATTACTTCGAATGGACTGAGCCGGCATCCAAAGCCGCCGGGCACCGCCTTCTCGCCATGCTGCGCGGCGAGGCCGAGGGTTTTTTGACCCTGCGCCTCCTGCCGGAAGCCGAACCCGCCCTTGATCTCTTGCGGGGCCTGTTCGTGAAAAACGGCTCCCCGGCGGGGCAGCAGGTCCGCGAGGCCGTGGAGGACGGCTACAAACGCCTGCTCGCGCCGTCCCTGGAGACGGAGCTGCGCGGCGCGTTGCGCGCGGCGGCGGAAAACGAAGCCATCGCCGTGTTCGCGCGGAACCTCCGCCAGCTCCTCCTGGCTTCGCCGCTCGGCCAAAAGCGCGTGCTCGCCATTGACCCGGGCTTTCGCACCGGGTGCAAGGTCGTGTGCCTGGACGCGCAAGGCACCCTTTTGCACCACGATCTTATCCATGTCATGAGCCCGGAGCAGCAGAAGAGCGCCGGGGACAAAATCCGCAAACTGGCGGAAGCGTATAAGGCCGAGGCCATTGCCGTCGGCAACGGCACGGCCGGGAGGGAGACGGAAAGCCTCGTGCGTTCGCTCCATCTGCCCATCCCCGTCATTTCCGTCAGCGAGAGCGGGGCCAGCGTGTATTCCGCCTCCGAGGTGGCGCGGCGGGAGTTCCCGGATCTCGACCTCACGGTGCGCGGCGCCGTGTCCATCGGCAGACGGTTGATGGACCCGCTCGCGGAACTGGTCAAAATCGATCCCAAGGCCATCGGCGTGGGCCAGTACCAGCACGACGTGGACCAGACCGCCTTGAAAAAAAGCCTGACGGACGTGGTGGAAAGCTGCGTGAACGCGGTCGGCGTGGAGCTGAACACGGCCAGCGCGGAACTGCTCACCCATGTTTCCGGCCTCGGCCCGGCGCTGGCGAAGGCTGTTGTCGCGTACCGCGAGGCCAACGGGCCGTTCGCGAAGCGGAAAGACCTGCAAAAGGTGCCGCGTCTCGGGCCCAAGGCGTTCGAACAGGCGGCCGGGTTTTTGCGCATCCGTGGCGGGGCTAATCCCCTGGACGGTTCCGCCGTGCACCCGGAATCGTACGGCATCGTCGAATCCATGGCCAAGGACCTGGGCTGCAAGGTCGCCGACCTTTTGGCGGACCCGGCCAGACGGCGGCAGATACCGCTCGACAAATACGTGAGCGGGACCGTGGGCCTGCCCACCCTTAAAGACATCCTGGCCGAATTGGAAAAACCGGGCCGCGACCCGCGCGAAGCCTTTGAGGCCTTTGCCTTTGCCGAGGGCGTCGCGAGCCTCGGCGATCTTGAAGTCGGCATGCGGCTGCCGGGCATCGTGACCAACGTCACGAATTTCGGGGCGTTCGTGGATATCGGCGTGCACCAGGACGGGCTGGTCCACGTCAGCCAGATGGCGGATCATTTCGTGAGCGACCCGCACACGGTCCTCAAGGTCCAGCAGAAGGTGACCGTGACCGTGCTGGAGGTGGACGCGGCGCGCAAACGCATTGCCTTGTCCCTCAAGACCAACCCGGAAGCGGGCCAGGCGCGGGGGGCGGAACGCGGCGGGCAGGACGGGCGCGGGAAGCAGCCGCAACGCCGGTCCGGCATCGAGCCGGGCGCCAGGCCCGATGCCAAACGGGACGCGCGCCGGAGTGACCGCCAAAGCGACGGGGAAGCGGGGTATAAACCTTTTCAGGACATGCTGTCCCGGTTCAAAAAATAA